In one Diabrotica virgifera virgifera chromosome 5, PGI_DIABVI_V3a genomic region, the following are encoded:
- the LOC126884933 gene encoding uncharacterized protein LOC126884933, with product MPRRKKGGDLASSAAKRRKQKEHRRNETEEEREARLQNQRTKMRTLRSTKNEERKENESIEESRILKDNLTKEAFHYEPTKKYYNHKHVVIGKMDNICQFCHAKKFSKETAGLCCMNGKIRLPPLEAPPQEFLHYMTGETQESKHFLQNIRLTSKNHASLTVSYM from the coding sequence ATGCCTAGACGTAAAAAAGGAGGAGATCTTGCCAGTTCTGCAGCGAAACGGCGGAAACAAAAAGAACATAGAAGAAATGAAACGGAAGAAGAGCGCGAAGCACGTTTACAAAATCAACGAACTAAGATGAGAACTCTGAGAAGCacaaaaaatgaagaaagaaaAGAGAACGAAAGTATAGAAGAATCgagaattttaaaagataatttaaCAAAGGAAGCATTCCACTACGAACCGACGAAAAAATATTACAATCATAAACATGTTGTGATCGGAAAAATGGATAACATTTGCCAATTTTGCCACGCGAAAAAATTCAGTAAAGAAACAGCAGGTCTCTGTTGCATGAATGGAAAAATTCGACTACCACCACTGGAAGCACCTCCACAGGAATTTCTACATTACATGACCGGGGAAACACAAGAATcaaaacactttcttcaaaatATAAGATTAACCTCAAAGAACCATGCTTCTCTCACGGTCAGCTATATGTAG